A genomic stretch from Sporocytophaga myxococcoides includes:
- a CDS encoding YtxH domain-containing protein: MDENVKIFLGFLAGAATGAIAGILLAPEKGDVTRKNISDKASQLKSDVNDQVQKGVEKLNTLKQSAFSLINDYSQQTQAQANP, translated from the coding sequence ATGGACGAAAATGTGAAAATATTTTTGGGTTTCCTTGCCGGAGCGGCGACGGGCGCAATTGCCGGTATTTTATTAGCACCGGAAAAAGGAGATGTAACCAGAAAAAATATCTCTGATAAAGCATCTCAATTAAAAAGCGATGTAAATGACCAGGTGCAGAAAGGAGTTGAAAAATTAAATACTTTAAAACAATCTGCATTCTCATTGATCAATGACTACAGCCAGCAAACTCAAGCTCAGGCTAACCCATAA